In Pedobacter sp. WC2423, the following are encoded in one genomic region:
- the tsaD gene encoding tRNA (adenosine(37)-N6)-threonylcarbamoyltransferase complex transferase subunit TsaD: MSVILAIESSCDETSVAICNNGKITANVIANQTIHENYGGVVPELASRVHQQNIVPVIQQALTDAKVSKKDINAIAFTRGPGLLGSLLVGVSFAKSFALALDLPLIAVNHMHAHILAHFIDDPKPSFPFLCLTVSGGHTQIVLVKDYFDMEIVGESLDDAAGEAFDKTAKILNLPYPGGPLIDLHAAKGNPLAYKFPEPQIKDLNYSFSGLKTAILYFIRAQEKINPDFIQENLNDICASVQHSIVHILLNKVKKAAKQYHIKEIAIAGGVSANTGLRKALEEKSEELGWKVFIPAFQFCTDNAAMIAIAGHYKFINQEFVGQDIAPASRMEF, encoded by the coding sequence GTGTCAGTAATACTTGCTATCGAATCCTCTTGTGATGAAACTTCTGTTGCTATTTGTAATAACGGCAAAATTACTGCCAATGTTATTGCAAACCAAACAATTCATGAAAATTATGGTGGTGTCGTTCCTGAATTAGCTTCAAGAGTTCACCAACAGAATATTGTACCAGTAATTCAGCAGGCATTAACCGACGCTAAAGTTAGCAAAAAGGATATAAATGCCATAGCTTTTACCAGGGGACCGGGATTATTAGGGTCTTTATTGGTAGGCGTGTCGTTTGCCAAATCTTTTGCACTGGCTTTAGACTTGCCGCTTATCGCTGTGAATCATATGCACGCGCATATTCTTGCGCATTTTATTGATGACCCGAAACCGTCATTTCCATTTTTATGTTTAACAGTTTCTGGTGGGCACACGCAAATTGTTTTAGTGAAAGACTATTTTGATATGGAAATAGTAGGAGAATCACTGGATGATGCTGCGGGTGAAGCGTTCGATAAGACTGCCAAGATTCTGAACCTTCCTTATCCTGGAGGGCCACTGATTGATTTGCATGCGGCAAAAGGTAATCCATTGGCTTATAAATTTCCTGAGCCTCAGATTAAAGATTTGAATTATAGTTTCAGTGGTTTAAAGACTGCAATATTATATTTTATCAGAGCGCAGGAAAAGATAAATCCTGATTTTATTCAGGAGAACCTGAATGATATTTGTGCTTCTGTACAACATAGTATTGTTCATATCTTGTTAAATAAGGTAAAGAAAGCAGCAAAGCAGTATCATATTAAAGAGATTGCAATTGCTGGTGGCGTTTCTGCAAATACAGGGTTGCGCAAGGCACTGGAAGAGAAATCTGAAGAATTGGGCTGGAAGGTCTTTATTCCTGCGTTTCAGTTTTGCACAGATAATGCTGCAATGATTGCTATCGCCGGCCATTATAAATTTATCAATCAAGAGTTTGTTGGTCAGGATATTGCTCCTGCATCAAGAATGGAGTTTTAA